A genomic region of Trifolium pratense cultivar HEN17-A07 linkage group LG3, ARS_RC_1.1, whole genome shotgun sequence contains the following coding sequences:
- the LOC123915797 gene encoding uncharacterized protein LOC123915797 translates to MSTEEVLMEKIRRKPKFAVRISRNSLRTRKDENGFNKDDSFDRENGGYKGKFKKNVNFRGSEEFSGYERRKFYERGKIDDRENRGYKGKFKNRENYRGMESGEERSGEKFHDRGKVRTRKDENRFNKGEVFDRENGYRGKLKKNENFRGMESGEERSGERFHERGRFRNRKDDSRFKKDEIFDRENGYKEKLKKNVNFRGMESGEERSGERFYERGKLRTFDTFKTFDSSRRKKRVYADTEGMDESGKLWSGEEISKKKTLFKKGEKKVRDETVEEKIVEEKNDHRTIWDLSKLKKAKKSKDKLSNENLKNKQEIDERKVEVVSPSISDMKKPGLDGDAEKLDDRRRKKKKRVIRIDPYDISNKRLDDSIGVDGIKEEKKKDSEKKPEMSLNAQFRAIQPSPSILTFVEKNLLGRRRMIDIKRAGYNIELPAPLDNIPFSKSLERENIEENVFRNRLEFFAAAKVSSSFPPPNLPEIAFAGKSNVGKSSLLNALTRQWGVVRTSDKPGHTQTINFFSLGTKLSLVDLPGYGFAYAKEEVKESWEDLVKEYVSTRVGLKQVCLLIDTKWGMKPRDLELIELMERSKTKYQIVLTKTDTVFPIDVARRAMQIEESLLPNKSVIQPLMMASSKSGAGIRSLRTVLANVARFVKI, encoded by the exons ATGTCAACTGAGGAAGTTTTAATGGAGAAGATTAGAAGAAAGCCTAAATTTGCTGTAAGAATTTCTAGGAACTCGTTGAGAACTAGAAAGGATGAAAATGGTTTTAACAAGGATGATAGTTTTGATAGAGAAAATGGGGGGTATAAGGGGAAGTTTAAGAAAAATGTGAACTTTAGAGGAAGTGAAGAATTCAGTGGTTATGAGAGAAGAAAGTTTTATGAGAGAGGTAAAATTGATGATAGAGAAAATCGGGGGTATAAGGGGAAGTTTAAGAATAGGGAAAACTATAGAGGAATGGAATCGGGTGAAGAAAGGAGTGGCGAGAAGTTTCATGATAGGGGAAAGGTGAGAACTAGAAAGGATGAAAATCGGTTTAACAAGGGCGAGGTTTTTGATAGGGAAAATGGGTATAGGGGAAAGTTGAAGAAAAATGAGAACTTTAGAGGGATGGAATCCGGTGAAGAAAGGAGTGGAGAGAGGTTTCATGAGAGAGGAAGGTTTAGAAATAGAAAGGATGATAGTCGTTTCAAAAAGGACGAGATTTTTGATAGGGAAAATGGGTATAaggagaaattgaagaaaaatgtaAACTTTAGAGGAATGGAATCGGGTGAAGAAAGGAGCGGTGAGAGGTTTTATGAAAGAGGAAAGTTGAGAACTTTCGATACTTTTAAAACTTTCGATTCTTCTAGGAGGAAGAAGAGAGTGTATGCTGATACGGAAGGAATGGATGAAAGTGGCAAGTTGTGGAGTGGTGAGGAAATATCAAAGAAGAAAACTTTGTTTAAGAAAGGGGAGAAGAAGGTGAGAGATGAAACTGTGGAAGAGAAAATCGTGGAAGAGAAAAATGATCACCGTACAATATGGGATCTCAGTAAATTGAAGAAGGCGAAAAAATCCAAAGACAAGCTTTctaatgaaaatttgaagaacaaGCAAGAAATTGATGAGAGGAAAGTCGAAGTTGTGTCTCCTTCAATTTCCGACATGAAAAAACCAGGGTTGGATGGTGATGCCGAGAAACTTGATGATCGCCGacggaagaaaaagaaaagggtgATAAGGATCGATCCATATGATATCTCAAACAAGAGACTAGATGATTCCATTGGTGTTGACG GAATtaaagaagagaagaaaaaggaTTCTGAGAAAAAGCCCGAAATGTCCCTGAATGCTCAATTTCGTGCAATACAGCCTAGCCCTTCAATACTTACCTTTGtggaaaaaaat CTTTTGGGCAGGAGACGCATGATTGATATAAAGAGGGCAGGCTACAATATAGAACTTCCTGCACCATTAGATAATATTCCCTTCTCTAAAAGTTTAGAAAGAGAGAACATTGAAGAAAAT GTTTTTAGAAACAGATTGGAATTTTTCGCTGCTGCAAAGGTCTCATCATCATTTCCACCTCCTAATCTTCCGGAGATTGCATTTGCTG GTAAGTCAAACGTCGGTAAATCGTCTCTTCTTAATGCACTCACTAGACAATGGGGGGTTGTACGGACATCGGACAAGCCTGGCCATACACAG ACAATAAATTTCTTCAGTTTGGGAACAAAGCTTAGCTTAGTTGATTTGCCGGGATATGGATTTGCGTATGCAAAAGAAGAAGTGAAAGAATCTTGGGAGGACCTT GTAAAGGAGTATGTTTCAACAAGAGTTGGTCTCAAACAAGTATGCCTTCTGATTGATACAAAATGGGGCATGAAACCAAGAGATCTTGAACTGATTGAATTAATGGAAAG ATCAAAAACTAAGTACCAGATAGTATTAACTAAGACTGATACAGTTTTCCCAATTGATGTGGCGCGACGTGCCATGCAAATTGAAGAG AGTCTCTTGCCAAACAAGTCTGTAATTCAACCTCTG ATGATGGCCAGCTCAAAATCTGGAGCAGGCATCAGAAGCTTGAGAACTGTTCTTGCCAACGTAGCTCGATTTGTCAAGATATAA
- the LOC123918445 gene encoding uncharacterized protein LOC123918445 — protein sequence MCPLRLILIFLSATLAGFFVLRNIRSQPKIDDDDEDVPTIPSNPKISDSTNDSSNGNSKVRAALESGFWTFVDMASGRYLWRHMVSSSSKKSN from the exons atgtgcCCTCTGAGGCTAATTCTCATTTTCTTGTCTGCAACTCTCGCTGGTTTCTTCGTTCTCAGAAACATCAGATCTCAGCCTAAGATCGATGATGACGATGAAGATGTTCCTACCATTCCTTCAAACCCTAAAATCTCAGATTCTACAAATGATTCATCAAATGGAAATTCCAAG GTTCGTGCTGCGTTAGAATCTGGGTTTTGGACCTTTGTGGATATGGCTAGTGGGCGTTATCTTTGGAGGCATATGGTCTCATCATCTTCAAAGAAATCTAACTGA